A single window of Bradyrhizobium daqingense DNA harbors:
- a CDS encoding YqaJ viral recombinase family protein — MFAKTDPDRRTFLGGSDARIIMGNDDLALLRLWKEKRGEVEPDDLSKNLLVQLGTATEQLNLYWYEINTGQGVIDLQRRIFHPVHRWMAATLDGRVQQTGAVFEAKFMLPWNFSEEEAAEKHMAQLQHNMWVVAARTAVLSIITGGGKWVEIKIDADPLYQHLLLTAEKKFWRCVQSGEPPALFNIEAPRPRLEAVKVVDMSSSNHWAQLAATYLQTREAHGEHELAKSELKKLMPEDAKEAVGHGIRAKRSKSGAISFETQPMESGHAPIQ, encoded by the coding sequence ATGTTTGCAAAAACTGATCCCGATCGTCGAACCTTTCTCGGCGGCTCTGACGCACGAATTATCATGGGCAACGACGATCTCGCCTTGTTGCGGCTCTGGAAAGAAAAGCGGGGGGAGGTCGAGCCCGATGATCTTTCAAAAAATCTCTTAGTCCAGCTGGGCACAGCAACAGAACAACTGAATCTGTATTGGTACGAGATCAACACCGGCCAAGGGGTCATAGACCTGCAGCGTCGGATATTTCATCCAGTGCATCGATGGATGGCCGCCACTTTGGACGGCCGCGTTCAGCAGACGGGAGCTGTGTTCGAAGCCAAATTCATGCTGCCTTGGAATTTCAGCGAGGAAGAGGCAGCCGAGAAACACATGGCTCAGCTGCAGCACAACATGTGGGTTGTCGCAGCCCGCACCGCTGTACTCTCAATCATCACCGGCGGCGGCAAATGGGTGGAGATCAAGATCGACGCCGATCCACTCTATCAGCACCTTTTGCTGACGGCCGAGAAAAAATTCTGGCGTTGCGTTCAGAGCGGAGAGCCGCCGGCTCTGTTCAACATTGAGGCCCCACGGCCTCGGCTTGAGGCTGTTAAAGTCGTGGACATGTCCTCCTCCAACCATTGGGCCCAGCTAGCTGCGACCTATCTTCAAACCAGAGAGGCGCACGGAGAGCATGAACTCGCCAAGTCAGAACTAAAGAAGCTCATGCCGGAGGATGCCAAGGAAGCCGTAGGCCACGGGATCAGGGCCAAGCGATCCAAGTCGGGCGCGATCAGCTTCGAGACGCAACCTATGGAGAGCGGCCATGCACCAATCCAGTGA